TTGCAGCaagcagaaaagaagtcgCTTGCgctagaagaagatcttgtcaaATTCAAGGCATATATTGAAACCATGGAATCTCGAAAGTCCAAGTGGGCTGAGATTATCGACAAGATAAACgacgaaatcaagaatGGCGAAACAGAACTTGCGGATTTCAACACCATGAAGGATCAGTATGAAACCAAGATATTAAGTCAAGGCATAACTATCAACGATATCAATAACTTGAATATTGAACGAGACAAGTTGTCAAAGTCAATTGACATGACAACTGACAGATTGGAAGACACCCGCGCGAAAGTAGCTGACAGAGAAATTGAGTTGGTAAAGAACCATCAAAGTCTAGAAAACTTTGTCAAACAATACAACAATCTCATTCAGAAAATCAAGTCGCCCAGCTACGACTTTGAAATCAAGCTAAATGAGTCCATTTTGACAGTATCTACTGAGTCCAACATCAACTCGGAAGTCTCATTCAAGTCTGATCAGATAATAgacaagattttgaaggATGAGAAGATCGAGTTGCTTAAGTACAGAGCTAGCATCAACTCCAAGGTTCATCAGTACCAAGATGAGCAGATCAAGGTTCAGGAGCAATATGATTTGATTAACGAGAAAATTCTGGAACAACAGGAGTATCTTGATGAGTTGGGTAGTAAGCTCACAGCTAGCAAGATGAACTACGATGAAATTTACGAGACAATGATCAATGACTCAACGACTTACTCTACCCAGATCGAGAAGTTGGAACGAGAATTGAGAGctatcaaaatcaacacCAATCAGGGTTTTATAGAGTTAGAGAACCAGTACCAGAATACGTTGATCGAGCATGAGGAAATCACCCACAATATCtccagagccagaaagGAGTTGTACGACAAGTGTTGCAAGATGTCGCAGTTTATAGCCAGTTTCAAGTTCCATATCCAGACTaatttgttggaattggacGACCTTACGACGATAGAGcttgataatgaaaagGAGAGTTTGCGCAAAGAGGAACACGAAAATCACAAggaagttgatgttgataGAGACGACATTGACGAAAATGACAGCAATCCTGCCGAATAGAATAGGGATTGTGTTTTACTATGTACTATATAAAGTCTGTAACATTACTATTGGTTATCAAGAAAGCGTAGAGCAGAGATAAAACAGTTCATACATAACAAGtatagaagaaaaaatgaagatatgGAATAAAGTATAGAGTAGCTACAAATGGTTATGCTATTttagtcacgtgaatttctCAAAAAAAATCAATATTTACATTTCAGTATGCTTGTATGCTTTTTTAGTTCGactactttcttctttttatCACACCAAGATGAGTGATTTCAATATATATGTCACTACGAGCTTGACTTCCTCTGAGAGAAGAATCTCGCCTCAGTGGGATTTACACTACCTCAAGTCCAGATTGGAGTTGATTACTGGCATACCACCTCAGTACCAAACTATAGTGTGTTATCCTACGGCTAATTCCAACGATACGCGTAAATTGGCGGCTGCCGAAGAGtatgatgaagaaaaggataaGTTGGTGACAGTTGCAGAGCTTGGATTAGCTCCATTCAGCCGTTTGGAAGTTGTAGATGCCAATCCTGACCTGGAACTACATGACTTGGCTAACGAAATGGACGAAGACACCATTGATCCTGACAAGGAGTTCAAGTTATCGGAAGAAAAATACTCTCTGATGTCCAATACAGTTCTCAGCTGGAAACAGCGCAACCAATTGGGTCGTTTTGATCCTACGTACGACTCGGAAAAGGCAAGAGCGTATGAAGAAAATGCTGCTTTGGCTGCAAAAATGTCAGTTGGACAACGTTGTCGAGTTATCAACATTGCaggagaaagaagaggTCTTGTCAAGTTTGTCGGAACGATCGACGTGCTAGACAAGGGCGAAAATGTGTGGGTTGGcattgaatttgatgaGCCTGTGGGCAAGAACAGCGGAGTTATTGACGGAGTTCGGATTTTCCAGTGTCGTCCATCTCATGGAAGTTTTGTTAAACCCAAGCAGGTGGAAGTAGGCGACTTTCCCGAGCTTGATCTCTTCGAAAGcgacgatgaagacgaagaattgtagGAGACAGCCTTAAAAAAGCTGTTCATGGTGAGttttcaattattttcaGCCAGTTTTTAAACCTAACTTCACATATCTATATCTCTGGCCTCTCCATTACTACTGTACCTTTTTTCCCGAATCACCTACCTCGAGAATCACCATTGtactctcttcttccagaacttACAAATGCTCTACTATCGGCTCTAATGGTTGGCCTGTATATAAATTCGGCGACCTGAGGGAATTACAAAGCTAAACAAGATGGATAAATCGAAGTGAATAACGAACAAATCCTccactttttcttttaCAAAACTTAAGAGACGTTTGAAGTTGTAAATACTCTTGTTGAGTTTTGTATTAGTGCAATGTTTGAgttcatttttgaatttgtaGATCGTGAGATTTTCATCAAATACTTTCGTCT
This Scheffersomyces stipitis CBS 6054 chromosome 3, complete sequence DNA region includes the following protein-coding sequences:
- a CDS encoding predicted protein, which codes for MSDFNIYVTTSLTSSERRISPQWDLHYLKSRLELITGIPPQYQTIVCYPTANSNDTRKLAAAEEYDEEKDKLVTVAELGLAPFSRLEVVDANPDSELHDLANEMDEDTIDPDKEFKLSEEKYSSMSNTVLSWKQRNQLGRFDPTYDSEKARAYEENAALAAKMSVGQRCRVINIAGERRGLVKFVGTIDVLDKGENVWVGIEFDEPVGKNSGVIDGVRIFQCRPSHGSFVKPKQVEVGDFPELDLFESDDEDEEL